One segment of Rosa chinensis cultivar Old Blush chromosome 6, RchiOBHm-V2, whole genome shotgun sequence DNA contains the following:
- the LOC112170233 gene encoding uncharacterized protein LOC112170233 → MRKFNSWLVFFKREWNWNWPFLVGFAITGILITKFSLCLTEEDAKNSPFVQRHKK, encoded by the exons ATGAGAAAGTTCAATTCTTGGCTTGTGTTCTTCAAGCGCGAGTGGAATTGGAATTGGCCTTTCCTCGTCGGCTTCGCTATCACCGGGATTCTCATCACCAAGTTCTCTCTCTGTCTCACTG AGGAGGATGCGAAGAACTCACCTTTTGTACAGAGGCACAAGAAGTAG